One window from the genome of Denticeps clupeoides unplaced genomic scaffold, fDenClu1.1, whole genome shotgun sequence encodes:
- the LOC114776776 gene encoding CDGSH iron-sulfur domain-containing protein 1-like isoform X1, with amino-acid sequence MATPPLNPLPKAALSSGFRLGRDQLITIVPVAVAAVVGTYLASRYLCGRSRPKSQVNPTINKDSPKVVHSFDMEDIGSKAVYCRCWRSKKFPYCDGAHTKHNEETGDNVGPLIIKKRDV; translated from the exons ATGGCGACCCCCCCACTCAACCCCCTGCCCAAGGCGGCGCTCAGCTCCGGCTTCCGACTCGGGAGAG ACCAGCTGATCACCATCGTTCCCGTTGCAGTGGCCGCCGTGGTCGGCACCTACCTGGCCAGCAGGTACTTGTGTGGGCGGAGCCGCCCTAAAAGCCAGGTCAACCCCACCATCAACAAGGACAGTCCCAAGGTGGTGCACAGCTTCGACATGGAGGACATCGGCTCCAAGGCCGTGTACTGCCGCTGCTGGCGCTCCAAGAAG TTCCCTTACTGTGACGGCGCCCACACCAAACACAACGAGGAGACCGGAGACAACGTTGGACCACTCATCATCAAGAAGAGGGACGTGTAA
- the LOC114776776 gene encoding CDGSH iron-sulfur domain-containing protein 1-like isoform X2 → MATPPLNPLPKAALSSGFRLGRVAAVVGTYLASRYLCGRSRPKSQVNPTINKDSPKVVHSFDMEDIGSKAVYCRCWRSKKFPYCDGAHTKHNEETGDNVGPLIIKKRDV, encoded by the exons ATGGCGACCCCCCCACTCAACCCCCTGCCCAAGGCGGCGCTCAGCTCCGGCTTCCGACTCGGGAGAG TGGCCGCCGTGGTCGGCACCTACCTGGCCAGCAGGTACTTGTGTGGGCGGAGCCGCCCTAAAAGCCAGGTCAACCCCACCATCAACAAGGACAGTCCCAAGGTGGTGCACAGCTTCGACATGGAGGACATCGGCTCCAAGGCCGTGTACTGCCGCTGCTGGCGCTCCAAGAAG TTCCCTTACTGTGACGGCGCCCACACCAAACACAACGAGGAGACCGGAGACAACGTTGGACCACTCATCATCAAGAAGAGGGACGTGTAA